In Brachyhypopomus gauderio isolate BG-103 chromosome 2, BGAUD_0.2, whole genome shotgun sequence, the DNA window CGTGACGTGACACTAGAGGAGCCGAACCGGGCTGATTAGTGCTCACGGCGCAGCCGTGTCCCAGCTCAGGTGAACTCGGCTCGAAGGTGTGTGTGAATCCTCGATACCGCAGCCGCCTGCAACAAGGCCAATCTGGGGGGAAGAAACGATGACGGCCTGCACAAGACTCGGATATTATCGCCATGAAGTGAATAAGACCAAGTGGGAAGTGCCCGAGCGATATAGAGATTTAAGACAGGTGGGGACGGGCGCGTACGGAGTAGTATGGTGAGTGATTTGTGTTCCACAGTAGGCGACGTTAAAATATAATATCCATACaagtttacatttattttaatcgTACTGAAGTGTATATTATCTTAGTAAGCAGGAGATGGTCGAGTAGTTTATGTGTTTTTTCTTAACCGCCGCTTTCTGGTGCCCTGTTTCCTGTTTCGTTGGCTGGTCTGGGCGGGGTGTCGGAGTAAACCTGTATTCACTTCGGAGGGCGTGTGGGTGCATCTGGTCCGCCAGCTGTTTACCTTATTGAAATGTGCTCAATGAAATTGATATAAGAAGCAGTGGCCACAACAATGTTTCAGTGACTCCCTTTAACACGGAAAAGTCATGTCTAAAAGTAGACAACGCGGCTACATGTATTTAAAAAAGGACAATTTCGCTGTGGTGCACACAGAACGCAGGCGCTCCAGGCGCTGACTGACAGGCTAGTACTCGCACATGTACAGGTTGTTTTCATTGCATTTCTCCGTAAAAAACCTTCCAAGTATTCCActcgtgtttttttttccaaataaccGAGTACTGTCCGTGTTGTCCCTAGTTCTGCCGTGGACCGCTTAACAGGGGCAAAGGTGGCTATCAAGAAACTTCATCGTCCATTTCAGTCAGAACTTTTTGCCAAGAGGGCCTACCGAGAACTGCGCCTGCTCAAACACATGAAGCACGATAACGTGAGTAACTCCAACACGGCCTTATCCACGGCCAACATGCCCTGTGTATCTCGTGTAAGATGCGTGTGAAGCCTTCGTGACCTATTAACTGGTGTCTTTGCTTTACTGCCTGTAGGTCATTGGACTACTGAGTGTTTTCACTCCAGACCTGTCGCTGGATATGTTCCAAGACTTGTGAGCTCAGTTTCTGTTCCTACATTTGTGTGTGGTACtggtgtgtggttctgtttttaattaaattaaaattttaaGTAGTACAGAGTTCCATCTTCTTCTATTTACGGAACACGTTTCCCCCCAAAAAGAAATGGAAAACTGACAATAAAAGCTTATAAGTAAAGCTCCCCCACTCTGATTATATACTGATGGGTTTGTTGTGATCAGTCTGACTCCACCCCTTTCTTCGTCAGTTACTTGGTCATGCCTTTTATGGGTACTGACCTTGGAAAGTTGATGAAGATGGAGAAGCTTTCTGAGGAGAGAATTCAGTATCTGGTCTACCAGATTTTGAGAGGACTCAAGGTGAGTATCTTTACACATAGACACGTGCACTGTCTTCCTCACGCACACAGACTCACACGTAGTGTCTCCTCTTGTCTGCAGTACATCCATGGTGCTGGGATCATACACAGGGTGAGCTGTAGGTCCTTCTCCTCTGCCACACATAGCCAAGTTGGTTGTGTGTTCTTCACTCATTTCTGTGTGCTCTTACTTTCCAGGACCTGAAGCCAGGCAATCTAGCCATCAATGAAGAATGCGAGCTAAAGGTACCACACGGGCTTCATATATGAATAAAACAGTCAAGACAAACACTGTTCTGATCGCACGCTACCCGGCAGATCCTGGACTTCGGTTTAGCGCGGCAGGCAGACACTGAGATGACCGGATACGTGGTCACCCGCTGGTACAGGGCCCCTGAGGTCATCCTCAACTGGATGCACTACACACAGACTGGTGAGTCATGTCATTGGAGGGTGGAGCTCTCCCTCTGAGCCATGAAACTGATCTGGTGCcttgttgggagtgtgtgtggtgaggccTCACTCTGAAGGATCACTCAGACCCAGAGGGATGGGGGCTTTGTTCCTTCTAGATCGATTTAGATCCTTAAGTAGACTCACTGGCTCCTTGGTTTTCGATTAAGTTGTCAGCATTTCAGTAGTCAAGAGGCCAATTTCAAGTAGTGATTTTAGAGAATGGATTTTATAGGTGCTGTGGTGGAAAGGACATGGTGTTTAAGTCTTCTTTTTCTTGTTTTCAGTGGACATCTGGTCTGTTGGTTGTATCATGGCAGAGATGCTGATCGGGAAACCACTGTTCAAAGGGAATGATCGTATCTGGCCTTTGATCAATCCACCTTACTCCATTACCCCATCCTCCATAGTTAGACCACCCTAGTC includes these proteins:
- the mapk12a gene encoding mitogen-activated protein kinase 12 isoform X1 — protein: MTACTRLGYYRHEVNKTKWEVPERYRDLRQVGTGAYGVVCSAVDRLTGAKVAIKKLHRPFQSELFAKRAYRELRLLKHMKHDNVIGLLSVFTPDLSLDMFQDFYLVMPFMGTDLGKLMKMEKLSEERIQYLVYQILRGLKYIHGAGIIHRDLKPGNLAINEECELKILDFGLARQADTEMTGYVVTRWYRAPEVILNWMHYTQTVDIWSVGCIMAEMLIGKPLFKGNDHLDQLTEIMKITGTPTQEFISKLQSQDAKNYIQKLPRLKKRDLQTMMPNINPQAISALEAMLLLDPESRVTAAQGLALPYFAEFREPDEETEAPPYDHSPDNVEQSVEQWKKLVHKEILTFKPPLVVAEAKETAL
- the mapk12a gene encoding mitogen-activated protein kinase 12 isoform X2; amino-acid sequence: MYSSAVDRLTGAKVAIKKLHRPFQSELFAKRAYRELRLLKHMKHDNVIGLLSVFTPDLSLDMFQDFYLVMPFMGTDLGKLMKMEKLSEERIQYLVYQILRGLKYIHGAGIIHRDLKPGNLAINEECELKILDFGLARQADTEMTGYVVTRWYRAPEVILNWMHYTQTVDIWSVGCIMAEMLIGKPLFKGNDHLDQLTEIMKITGTPTQEFISKLQSQDAKNYIQKLPRLKKRDLQTMMPNINPQAISALEAMLLLDPESRVTAAQGLALPYFAEFREPDEETEAPPYDHSPDNVEQSVEQWKKLVHKEILTFKPPLVVAEAKETAL
- the mapk12a gene encoding mitogen-activated protein kinase 12 isoform X3; the encoded protein is MKHDNVIGLLSVFTPDLSLDMFQDFYLVMPFMGTDLGKLMKMEKLSEERIQYLVYQILRGLKYIHGAGIIHRDLKPGNLAINEECELKILDFGLARQADTEMTGYVVTRWYRAPEVILNWMHYTQTVDIWSVGCIMAEMLIGKPLFKGNDHLDQLTEIMKITGTPTQEFISKLQSQDAKNYIQKLPRLKKRDLQTMMPNINPQAISALEAMLLLDPESRVTAAQGLALPYFAEFREPDEETEAPPYDHSPDNVEQSVEQWKKLVHKEILTFKPPLVVAEAKETAL